One Papio anubis isolate 15944 chromosome 9, Panubis1.0, whole genome shotgun sequence genomic window carries:
- the FRS2 gene encoding fibroblast growth factor receptor substrate 2 — protein MGSCCSCPDKDTVPDNHRNKFKVINVDDDGNELGSGIMELTDTELILYTRKRDSVKWHYLCLRRYGYDSNLFSFESGRRCQTGQGIFAFKCARAEELFNMLQEIMQNNSINVVEEPVVERNNHQTELEVPRTPRTPTTPGFAAQNLPNGYPRYPSFGDASSHPSSRHPSVGSARLPSVGEESTHPLLVAEEQVHTYVNTTGVQEERKNRTSVHVPLEARVSNAESNTPKEEPSSIEDRDPQILLEPEGVKFVLGPTPVQKQLMEKEKLEQLGRDQVSGSGANNTEWDTGYDSDERRDAPSVNKLVYENINGLSIPSASGVRRGRLTSTSTSDTQNINNSAQRRTALLNYENLPSLPPVWEARKLSRDEDDNLGPKTPSLNGYHNNLDPMHNYVNTENVTVPASAHKIEYSRRRDCTPTVFNFDIRRPSLEHRQLNYIQVDLEGGSDSDNPQTPKTPTTPLPQTPTRRTELYAVIDIERTAAMSNLQKALPRDDGTSRKTRHNSTDLPM, from the exons ATGGGTAGCTGTTGTAGCTGTCCAGATAAAGACACTGTCCCAGATAACCATCGGAACAAGTTTAAG gtcattAATGTGGATGATGATGGGAATGAGTTAGGTTCTGGCATAATGGAACTTACAGACACAGAACTGATTTTATACACCCGCAAACGTGACTCAGTAAAATGGCACTACCTCTGCCTGCGACGCTATGGCTATGACTcgaatctcttttcttttgaaagtgGTCGAAGGTGTCAAACTGGACAAG GAATCTTTGCCTTTAAGTGTGCCCGTGCAGAAGAATTATTTAACATGTTGCAAGAGATTATGCAAAATAATAGTATAAATGTGGTGGAAGAGCCAGTTGTAGAAAGGAATAATCATCAGACAGAATTGGAAGTCCCTAGAACACCTCGAACACCTACAA ctcCAGGATTTGCTGCTCAGAACTTACCTAATGGATATCCCCGATATCCCTCATTTGGAGATGCTTCATCCCATCCTTCAAGCAGACATCCTTCTGTGGGAAGTGCTCGCCTGCCTTCAGTAGGGGAAGAATCTACACATCCTTTGCTTGTGGCTGAGGAACAA gtaCATACCTATGTCAACACTACAGGTGTGCAAGAAGAGCGGAAAAACCGCACAAGTGTGCATGTTCCATTGGAGGCGAGGGTTTCTAACGCTGAAAGCAACACACCAAAAGAAGAACCAAGTAGTATTGAGGACAGGGATCCTCAGATTCTTCTTGAACCTGAAGGAGTCAAATTTGTTTTAGGGCCAACGCCTGTTCAAAAGCAAttaatggaaaaagagaaattggAGCAACTTGGAAGAGATCAAGTTAGTGGAAGTGGAGCAAATAACACAGAATGGGACACTGGCTATGACAGTGATGAACGAAGAGATGCACCCTCTGTTAACAAACTGgtgtatgaaaatataaatgggctaTCTATCCCTAGTGCCTCAGGGGTCAGGAGAGGTCGTCTGACATCCACCAGTACCTCAGATACCCAGAATATCAACAACTCAGCTCAGAGAAGAACTGCATTATTAAACTATGAAAATCTACCATCTTTGCCTCCTGTTTGGGAAGCCCGCAAGCTAAGTAGGGATGAAGATGACAATTTAGGaccaaagaccccatctctaaatggCTACCATAATAATCTAGATCCAATGCATAACTATGTAAATACAGAGAATGTAACAGTGCCGGCAAGTGCTCACAAAATAGAATATTCAAGGCGTCGGGACTGTACACCTACAGTCTTTAACTTTGATATCAGACGCCCAAGTTTAGAACACAGGCAGCTTAATTACATACAGGTTGACTTGGAAGGTGGCAGTGACTCTGACAACCCTCAGACTCCAAAAACGCCTACAACTCCCCTTCCACAAACCCCTACCAGGCGCACAGAGCTGTATGCCGTGATAGACATCGAGAGAACTGCTGCTATGTCAAATTTGCAGAAAGCACTGCCACGAGATGATGGTACATCTAGGAAAACTAGACACAATAGTACTGATCTGCCCATGTGA